The genomic region tatttttaatgagtaTTTTGTTAGCATTGGCAGAGATGTCGCTGCTAATTCTAATGGTGGAGCTGATAACATGGACTATCATAATATCTTCAAGGAAACTAATCAGCAGAAGTCTATATTCCTTGAAGCTGTTACCTATTGAGCTCTTAGTTTACATTAGAGGATTAGAAAATGGTAAATCTTGTGGGTGTGACTGTATATCTTCtggattattgaagaatgttgCGCTGGCCATAGTACCAATTctagttgatattttcaattgtagtCTCTCTACAGGGGTGTTTCCTTCTGGGATGAAGCTGGCAAGAGTGGTGCCAGTTTTCAAGTCGGGTTCTCGATTAAAGTTGAACAATTATAGACCTATATCCCTGCTGTcagtattttcaaagttgttggAGAAGATAATGAAAAGGGGACTTCTAGAATTTCttgattcatgtaattttttctATAGTAACCAATTTGGCTTTCGTGAATGTATGAATACAGAAATGGCTCTTGAAAGGTTTATGGCAGTTGTTTTCTCTGGTCTCAACTTCAGGCCAGCACGCTGTGTCGCAGGACTGTTTCTAGATATAAAAAAGGCATTTGACACAGTGAACCATTCGATcttgttaaataaattgtataatgCTGGCATCAGGGGCGTGGCTCATGACTGGTTCTTGTCCTATTTGAATGACAGACAACAATATGTAGCCATTGGAGGTGTGAAGAGTGAGGTTCAGGTAGTGGATTGTGGTGTACCACAGGGATCAGTCCTTGGGCCAATCTTGTTCctcatttttattaatgatcTCTATTTGTTCAGGTTCTCTGGTATGCCTGTatcttttgcagatgacactgcatTGGCATATTGTGATCTGGATGGCCCCAATTTGGTAAGATTAATGCAGGATGATTTGAACAAGCTGTTGCTCTGGTTTAGACACAATAAGATTCAGCTCAAtctttcaaaaacaaaatacatgctGTTTAAACTATCAACATCATGGACATTGCCTTCTGCACTGAAGTTTCATGGTAGCTGTGCGAGTGATGACTGTGACTGTGAGGTGGTTGGTCAAACTGACTCATTAAAATATTTGGGTGTGATTGTTGCTCACTTGCTCACTTGGTCTCATCATATTACTAATATAAAAAGCCATCTGCTGTTAATGCTGAGGAAGTTctactttttgaataaatttctccctATGAGTGTCCTGAGGCAGCTATATTTTGCACTTGTCGATTCAAAAATCAGCTACGGTATAAATTGTTGGGGCTCCACTTACATTAGTCACTTGAAGCCCTTAATAACTATACAAAAATCCATAGTTCGTGCCATCAAGAAGGAGGGTAgatatgaacattcttttcctatctttcaGAGTCTCAGATGCTTGCCTCTCAGATATATCTATGTTTTCAAAGTAttgtatatgttttatgttatgtCTGGAAACTGTGGTCATGCGTTGTTCAGGGATGTTCCTAGttatcaaactaggagagtgacATCTGATTTACTAAGACTTCCTAAAtcgtataccacttgtttccagaaatcgtttgtatttctcggccccaagtttttcaacaatattcctcttgaaattaagagaacacaaaatcgacttgtttttaaaacaaaagttcttgGATGGCTTAGAGGTCTTATGCCTGACTATCTAGAGACCTTATTCAATGTGGTTTCTTAGTTAAAATACTCTGATAATGGTGGCTTTGCATTGGCTAAATGAGCTGGAATTGGAGAGTGAGCATGGTtagtgtgaatgtgtgagtgattggttgctaatttttctttctttcttctttttatatttttctacttctctataaattcataaattatcagatattcattcctgctcgcagacgtagagttttgtactctcagcaagcagtatttttctatccaaattcacaaattagtcctggtttagcatgttcgaattcttgtctgatgttattgttatttgtttgatgaattagacttttatgtactttataaaatattaacttattactctaatattgttaagctgtattattttttctcataatttgtaagtattgtgaattggattgaataaattttgaatttgaatttgaattagagTCAATGAATTAGAGTCATTTTCTGAGATCTATGACTGACCTCCCATCTTGTTCTCAGTCTAGTTATAAAGTTTTATTTCTTATGACGCACTCTATCCAGCAAGTGCTTGTCATGGAGACTACTGAATTACTGAACAATAAAGGAATGGTCACATTGAatgtatgtgcaagtgcacgtcagatcatgcatgagccgagaaAAAATTTCTTACAGCCAGCGCTGGCAAATCACTCATCTacacactggcgctggtcgACATTGACAGTGATTAGGCCAACATGTGTCTGCGACATAAGGCCTACAGTAAGCAACTCAACACTGTAAAGGTGAAATTTCAGCGTCTTGAGACGCACGTCTATAAGAAGTAGCGTCAAGACGCGTAGTCAGGCGTTTCGGGACGCGTGGCTCTAACCATGCGTCTCGACACGCCTACTTATAGCCACATCCAAGGAATTGTACCTAAGTACTTTTAAACCACTTgatatttttgtatagtagtaCAAAACTTTAGTAGTAGTAACAAGATAATTGTGGAACTTTTCTTTCAGCACTTCGATCGTCCACAAACACATGAGTACCTGATACACCAAGCATGTCACGCCAGTGTGAACTCAGCCTCGCAACTGTTGCTGCAAACAACATTCGCCCTCCTGGACGCCGGACTAGAGTACCGCAAGGCTCTATCACGCATGCGCACTTTGCTCAACGACAGCCTACAGCGGACAGTCAACGGACTGGTACAGCCCCATGATTTGGATGACATGATACTTGAAGCACGGTCCACTACTGAGGAGCTCAAGAAAGTTGTTATGGTAAGGGAAGTGTCGTGTATCATAAAACCTCCAGACATGCGTTATTCAGCAAGCAGCGAATGTTCGGCGTTCGGCGAACTATTCGTCTTGATATTTGCCGATTAATGAGCACACACATGCGTGGTTTCCCGAGCACTTGCTCGTTTTGGGAATAGCTAATATTCGTCAACTGAATGGCATCTACCGTCAACATGGATCTCGATATTGAAGATGCTTTTATTGCTTATCCTGCTTTTATAAAATCAAGATAACCCCTATGTACCCCGGTCAATTACTGTATAGGACATGAAAAACCCTAGAATTTTAACtacaattgattgaaaataaatatttgtagaaatttttaaaacatttagAGAATTCAGGTTATAATTCAGTAACCTGGACGGTACTGGTTATTACCTAGTTTTCAGTaagatttgaattattcattaactagcaggggaccttgaaacgtatagaaaacttgaaattggggtaccttaataattttttttggaaagcaatactttccttacctatggtaatagggcaaggaaagtaaaaaacgaaGATACAGAAAACCAACATGAAAACGTTTAGTTCaaagcctttcgctgtgatgatAACACAATGTATGACATGTGTAtacacacacatgttcatcgtGTATGTCCTGTAGTTAGTGGCCAACCTCactaaacttgaataaaaacaagaaatgaatATGATGTAAAAAATGGCCCAGTTGCACTCACTTCTGTTAGCtttaaatcataatttaatgccgcgagaaccaatcagagaaggcttatTTGATTAATTCTCGTTGCAttaaatcacggttaaatttaaacaggcttttgtgcaactgaacCAATCACTTTTCTGAAACACAAGGCTCTGATTGAACATTGTTTGATCCCAGCCAAGAAAATCTTGACTTTTTACCCCACATGATTTGTCGATAATACAAAGATTAAACTATATTTGAAAAGTGTGAAAAATTGGGTGATTGGCAGATATATTCAAGTtttcttcaacaaataataGAGTGTGTAGGAAGAGCGTTATGGCAAGCCACCAGTCTCGGCCAACAGTAGGTCTCCAGAGAGTAActaataaattcgtatggcttttgttggtggggagtcccttgcgggaaggtcccaccgcctgaatacataatttgagtcgtcaatgggccttacaactgtcatacttcagccgggaccgacaattaaaCGTGCCCATCCAATAACACGGGAGTAAtatggttaaaaaacttttggttatgagagggtttgaacccgggatctctatgctgctacgcaaacactctatccactagaccacggatcactccagagTGTAACTATTGGCAGCCGAGTTCAAAGCACGCTGGGACACCAAGATTGGCTGCCGGACTGGCAACTCGAGTGAGACTCGAGCCGGCTCGCAAAAATGTGGAGGCCGGATAACAGAATGTTGGGTAATAAGCGCaatatgaaacaaataaaaaaataccttttcctacagttacgttgaaaagtggccattgctgcactgattacagaacgcaaagaatcacttttccgctctagtgcgggaaaaatttttctgcactccagatttgcaacatggcaacgcaaaatacttagtaggttatatggagcaccagtgcagcaaaatcaaaatgaagttggtaacagtgactgctgtggctgctatagtgagcagaggtgcaaccaagcacaacgcgctaattattagtattagatattataaccaaggacaacatttttattcaatttgacaataaattaaggttttatcaataataaaattacacagaaaaacatttgatgcatttcaggcaattttacccataattacccacttttcatattcaatggtaactgtaggaaaaacgtaatgtgaaatacgtgcgcaaagttcctctgctgcactcaagaaaccattccgccctcgcctacggctcgggcgtaaacgtttctttcggtgcagcaaactgtcactttgcgcactagttgcacaaataactattgtaaagTGATTGCAACAAATTACGTTATTGTAATGTTGCAATCCACATCTACTAAATCAATTACTCtttaaaataacaatataatagaattgatGAAATTTGCTACTAGAccaatgaaatttaaatacacTGTAGAAAGATATATTTGTTTTCAATTGTTTGTTACAGAACTTGCAAAGTTTGATGAAGTATGTTGAGAATCTAGTAGAAACGACAGCAGAGACAGCCTTTATTGCTGGCACAGAGTACGGGTGCAATGCCATGAGTGATAGACTACATTCAGCTCAAAGAGAGGTAATTCTACaaacaaattaaatcatttgTTGACAATTTGTTGAGTGATATCATTTAGTAGAATTCAGTTTGATATCATTTAATGAGAATTCAGTTTCAAGTTTTATACATTTGAATCCGAATCCATTGAAATCTACTTATTATTCAGATCAGAAATGGAtgaaatcaatattaaaaattgtattttttatagaaTCACTAGTATTctacattcattttttaaaacctCGACCGGTTTTGACCAATTATACCATTATTAAGTGTCAAAAAGAATCAATCATTTGACAGAATAATATTAAGGGTTATAGTGATTCTTCAGAAAACCCATCACCTTTTCCGACTGTATTtcagaaagtatcaattgtgattgagaatagtcatttgtatttgagaaaacgtcgtatgtaaatgagaatagtcaattttatttgagaaagtatcatttcaatttgagaacatacgatttgaaatcgagaagttgtcagttgGGAAATGATTTCAAAAAACCAGTAATTccattttcctacagataccctgaaaagtgaccatttgtgcactgattgcaggctgcaaagaatcacttttccgcactagtgcgcaaagtgagtactttgcgtactccagatttgcagcatgacaacgcaaaatagttagtaggttatatggagcaccagtgcagcaaaatcaaaatgaagttggtaacagtgactgctgtggctgctatagtgagcagaggtgcaacgaagcacaacgcgctaattattaagtagatattataatggaggacaacgacagcacagtgccaccacagcacacaccacacagctgccccccgccattcaaacacacatacattattcaggcaattttacccataattacccacttttcatattcaatggtaactgtaggaaaaatttaatgtgaaatacgtgcgcaaagttcgtttgctgcactcaagaaaccattccgccctcgcctacggctcgggcgtaaacgtttctttcgatgcagcaaactgtcactttgcgcactagttgcacaaataactattttcataactgtactcatatgcaataatatgataatatatttaatattccaataaaaccattagtttttgaaaaaaaaaatttcaagcgccaaaatccattgaagaattgccgAATTGTTTGATCAAAAGATTCAgatgattgatgataaagttcaattgcgccgtaaagacagagaatttgatcttcatcaagtgcaatatttcacaaaatgtttgaagacaaaagtcgcgttgccaatacatacttAGAAATGATACCTTtaatcattcgtaaacagtacaatggaaatactttcaccattgaaaatattaatttgcccCATGCAAAGCCTATGGCAGTAATttgaatactgtgtacgtagtagagtagtatcctttcctgctcaaatcaaacctgtactgtaggctacagaagagtcacgacatgtcaattggaaaattttctcattttcaaatgatattttctcatttacatttgacgatttctcaaatagaattcactactctcaattacatgtgatgacttcccaaatacaatttattattctcatctacatccgacattctctcaattacaagtgactattctcaaatgcCCTTGATACTTTCccaaattaacttgatactttctcaaatacaattggaaaaggtgtagtaaCCCTAGACTAGAGAAATGAATAAGAAAAGCAgagaattataatattctactaATAGAATTCCTGAacatgattttaattttttttcactgGACATGATAATAAGCCTAGATATTATTCTGAATGATATTCGTTACGATTAAAAGATTATGTAAAATGATACAATTATGATTTCAATCTACATTATAATTCATTCGAATAGATatttataatttcattcaattttaatatattcCACTGCTATTTCAGATTTCGGAAGACACCAGCAAAACCACAGACCTTGAAAGAGAATGTCTAAGATTACATGCTGAACTAATAAGCTATTCACATCGACAAACTGATACAAAAGAAGAGGAAATAGCAAAAAATCCTAAAGTTGactgaataattaataaatcaatacacTGTAGGATTCACGCGAAATGGCATTATGGTAGACTTTCTGTTATGATGTTCACTTCAAACTATCAGAATTGGAAAATGATAAGTGTTTATGATATTCATAAggaatgttgaatgttgaaatTCACCATTACTGCTACCAAATTATTTCCATCTTACTTTGAGTTGATGTATTACATTGAATATCTTAGTACTGTTTGAAATTacgatataaatttaataatgtattttgaaaagctgttgttgataaattaaatatattgaatatgatATGAGTTTTTTCATaaacttttatattttttccttGAGTATGTAAGCCTAAATGATTCATAGAagaaagttttgaaatagataataaaatatgaattagcagattgaaatgataggagattaatataattttgtatttcCTTCTTCAAGAATAATGATTTCCGAACATTTttacattttagaaataattccATCTTCATTTAGTAAGAACAAGGCAGTGAATCGGTGAACAGAATcacatacaatttttaaatcttaatttattttCCACCATTTCATAACATGGATAATAATAGATAAAACGAACATCTAGGACAAAAAGAAGTTAAAACTTCATTAAGTAACTGGAAAGTCTTAGATAGGATAACACATAGCTGATGGTTACACAGAACAGTAACAATTAATTAAAGTAAATTAGATCAACTTCAAATCAATCATACTATTTACATCACAttagtacaataattattatcaaagtaattattagaataaaattaatgaacatTAAAGTAACCACTCCGAATCCAGAGATGCTAAAGTCTTTTCAGTTGCATTGTTCAAACAAATAAACATCGATGTACATTGGGACAATAATAGAACGAATGAAATATTTACAAGCAACTCTCAAAAAACCAAGCAATCAAACCAAATTCGATCAAAATGAGATTTTTTAAATCgtctttttcaaattgaataaaatttcgaaattttggttttacaaaagttgaattgaataatcaattcatGATGTTGAAAGTAGAAAATTACTTCACAGTTCTTTTGCCAAGTTGAAATTACACAAAGCCCTCTCAAAGCGTTTCGTTGAATCCTTATGATAGAATGGGTTTACAGGACTAGAATTGAATAGATTTGTAAattaatacatacatttttattcgaatgaatataaattatgtTTCTAACTGAATATCACATACGGGACTACAATCGAAGTAAGGTAAACGTTActcttaatattatttcattactTTCAATGAAAAGacatcattacaaaattttgaaatcctaaaaataaacttccagTTGTATGTATTAATATCAAGGTTAATAtcgaaatttgaataaaaatattcttcaaagtaTGAGCTTAAGAGACTAGACCACATTCCAAGGTCAACATGACCTTGTACGATTATTAAGaacaaattgacaactttttcaaaatgaataaatgtattgaaagtaaaatttcaaatttatactttgAATACATTAAGTAAAGTTTCAATTCGCATCCGAATCTGTGTTTGATAAATCACTCCCAATGCCCACAATTCCTTGTAGGCTTACAATAATTGTGAAATCAACACTCCACAATAAATTCACATTAGCTTTTCTgttttaataaatgtttatatgaaccGAATATCATCATGTTGTCAAGTAATGAGACAAGCCCAATGAATCGATAAAGTGAACTAAATAGTCCTCATttagactatttttatcaaaattagagagagaaacagttttgggtttatcctgttgattctctcctaatcattaatttaatattgtgattgtggaatgtgataaataaatgtattttatcGGTTTGATAGCTTGGCTTTGAAAAAACAGTTAAATAAAGGTCAATTCGACCAAGTATTACTCAAACAAAATATAAACCTGGAAGACATAAATACAAAATTTTGAAAtcctaaaaataaacttccagTTGTATGTATTAATATCAAGGTTAATAtcgaaatttgaataaaaatattcttcaaagtaTGAGCTTAAGAGACTAGACCACATTCCAAGGTCAACATGACCTTGTACGATTATTAAGaacaaattgacaactttttcaaaatgaataaatgtattgaaagtaaaatttcaaatttatactttgAATACATTAAGTAAAGTTTCAATTCGCATCCGAATCTGTGTTTGATAAATCACTCCCAATGCCCACAATTCCTTGTAGGCTTACAATAATTCTGGAATCAATACTCCACAATAAATTCACTTTGGCTTTTctgtaaattttaataaatatttatatgaacCGAATATCATCATGTTGTCAAGTAATGAGACAAGCCCAATGAATCGATAAAGTGAACTAAATAGTCCTCATttagactatttttatcaaaattagagagagaaacagttttgggtttatcctgttgattctctcctaatcattaatttaatattgtgattgtggaatgtgataaataaatgtattttatcGGTTTGATAGCTTGGCTTTGAAAAAACAGTTCAATTCGACCAAGTATTACTCAAACAAAATATAAACCTGGAAGACATAAATACTAGCTAACATTTAACATCCTTACAAATAGAAGTTATTGAGCTCAAAAAGATCAGGCAGTCGACAAAATTTTTGTAGGAAACTTTCTAACTTGTCCAAATGTGCAAGAGGTAGAGCGATATTTAGTGATCTAGAGCACTCTAGTAGAGTATCTAGATGAGCACAGATTTAATAGCTCTtgatgtatgttacaataaattatgtaaCCTGGCAATGTCTAAAAAATGGTGAGTCGTGCTACTTTGGAGAAAAGTTTTCAACAatgaattgatttcaattataaataagctgagtaaaagtgtgaaatcagCATTTTACCAAGTTCCTCTAACTCTTGCACTATTGAACGCTCTTCTAAACCTGGTGCTAAAAGAAACATAACACAGGTTAGATCTAATCAATTTGTGTCTTTTAGACACATTTATGCACCGTGGATTACACACATGGATATCATATCGTTGTTTTTGACCTTCAGTAAGAGTCTCTCTCAAAGAGTTTTACATTTTCCAATGTAGGCACATCAAATGAACAttaaaatttacattttcaacGTAGATTTCGATCATTTACCGGAGATGCAGTTCAACGTTACAATACTTTATAGATATTTGGATAGACGTTTCTtttgaatacaattcaaagaGATAATAGTCTTAAGATTGCCTCCGATTCATTGATTTGAACGTTCTCTCATTGTCTGTATACGTTTTGATTCATAACGATCAACTTGAGAAGGTTCAGTTTCAACTCATCTGAAGAGTATCCTTAACTACCTTCAACAGATACACATCAAATTGGAGAGATGTATAGTTCAaatcaaggtacctagaatatattttttcctacagttacgttgaaaagtggccattgctgcactgattacagaacgcaaagaatcacttttccgctctagtgcg from Nilaparvata lugens isolate BPH chromosome 11, ASM1435652v1, whole genome shotgun sequence harbors:
- the LOC111051703 gene encoding uncharacterized protein LOC111051703, encoding MFFSRLSILLRSNITTNVRRYLPAGTVALILPLAHCKLPKEFDEEERKRIQHFDRPQTHEYLIHQACHASVNSASQLLLQTTFALLDAGLEYRKALSRMRTLLNDSLQRTVNGLVQPHDLDDMILEARSTTEELKKVVMNLQSLMKYVENLVETTAETAFIAGTEYGCNAMSDRLHSAQREISEDTSKTTDLERECLRLHAELISYSHRQTDTKEEEIAKNPKVD